The Stygiolobus azoricus genome window below encodes:
- a CDS encoding amidase, which yields MSLESLNSKYNIFITLQRVKGKERGKLSGLKFAIKDIINVQGLPTTAGSRFFKHIPTKNASITQKILDEGGEIVGKSNTHEFAMGATNTSSVIGPAKNPIDPERISGGSSGGSAVAVALGLADVGVGTDTGGSIRIPASLCGVIGYKPTTGLIPTDGVIPFSWTFDTIGFLVRDMKVLYKVLDSVVEDKLPFTYQAKRKPKLGMFLFGEDQASKSLLNFINKLSSYYDIVDIDSQIVRKYSPYVRKVIALSEAYSYHKNWFNQNKNRYFDDVKKLLEMGSLIPGYEYVDAMRIRRIIIEEYIKMFNKVDVLISPTTKTSAPKISDVVGRELEYRDILVSNTEIFNVVGAPSISIPVERINGLPIGLMISGLPYEDGVVLDIAERILGIVGFISN from the coding sequence ATGAGTTTAGAAAGCTTAAATTCAAAGTACAATATCTTTATTACACTCCAAAGGGTCAAGGGTAAGGAGAGAGGTAAACTAAGCGGGCTTAAATTTGCAATAAAGGATATAATAAATGTTCAAGGATTACCTACTACTGCAGGTTCAAGGTTTTTTAAACATATACCTACAAAAAACGCTTCAATAACACAGAAAATTTTAGATGAAGGAGGAGAAATAGTAGGGAAGTCAAACACACATGAATTTGCTATGGGAGCAACTAACACATCATCGGTCATAGGCCCTGCTAAAAACCCTATAGATCCTGAAAGAATTTCAGGAGGATCTAGTGGTGGTTCTGCGGTAGCTGTAGCGTTAGGTTTAGCTGACGTAGGCGTAGGGACAGATACGGGTGGGTCTATCAGAATTCCGGCATCCCTTTGTGGTGTTATAGGGTATAAGCCTACAACTGGCTTAATTCCGACTGACGGGGTTATTCCCTTTAGTTGGACTTTTGATACTATAGGTTTTCTAGTTAGAGATATGAAAGTTCTCTATAAGGTTTTAGATTCAGTAGTTGAGGATAAACTACCTTTTACATATCAAGCCAAGAGAAAACCCAAATTGGGTATGTTTCTATTTGGAGAAGATCAAGCATCTAAATCTCTTCTTAATTTTATAAATAAATTATCCAGTTATTATGACATAGTCGATATTGATAGTCAAATCGTTAGAAAATATTCTCCTTATGTGAGGAAAGTGATAGCTCTCTCAGAAGCTTATTCTTATCACAAGAACTGGTTTAATCAGAATAAGAATAGATATTTTGATGATGTCAAAAAATTATTGGAGATGGGAAGTTTAATTCCCGGGTATGAGTATGTTGATGCTATGAGAATAAGAAGGATTATAATAGAAGAATATATTAAAATGTTTAACAAGGTTGATGTTTTGATCTCGCCTACCACGAAAACTTCTGCACCTAAGATATCGGACGTAGTAGGACGAGAACTAGAATATAGGGATATTTTGGTTAGTAATACGGAAATCTTTAACGTTGTGGGAGCTCCATCAATATCTATACCAGTTGAAAGAATTAATGGATTACCTATAGGTTTAATGATTAGCGGTTTACCTTATGAAGACGGCGTAGTGCTTGATATCGCTGAACGTATTTTAGGCATTGTTGGATTTATTAGTAACTGA
- a CDS encoding YbhB/YbcL family Raf kinase inhibitor-like protein — translation MNVKSSSFKNEDIIPQEYTCDGSDISPDLEWDNVTGAKSYAIIVEDPDAPGGTFIHWVIYNIKDNKLPKNIPKATKLSSMIQGINDFGRVGYGGPCPPKTHPPHRYYFNVYALDVELPEKHGVTADELKSMMEGHIIDKGVIMGKYKRR, via the coding sequence ATGAACGTTAAAAGTAGTTCATTTAAAAATGAAGATATTATTCCTCAAGAATATACTTGTGACGGCTCTGATATTTCTCCTGATCTAGAATGGGATAATGTAACTGGTGCAAAAAGTTACGCTATAATAGTGGAAGATCCAGATGCTCCAGGAGGGACTTTTATACATTGGGTGATTTATAATATTAAGGATAATAAATTACCTAAGAACATACCAAAAGCGACAAAGCTTTCTTCCATGATCCAAGGGATAAATGATTTTGGTCGTGTTGGATATGGAGGTCCATGTCCGCCCAAGACGCATCCTCCACATAGATATTACTTCAACGTTTACGCTTTAGATGTAGAGCTACCCGAGAAGCACGGAGTTACTGCTGATGAATTAAAAAGTATGATGGAAGGACACATAATTGATAAAGGGGTTATAATGGGCAAGTATAAAAGAAGGTGA
- a CDS encoding replication factor C small subunit: protein MQEEEVLWAEKYRPRTLDEIVNQKDIIERLKKFVKEKNMPHLLFSGPPGTGKTTAALALVHDLYGDNYRQYFLELNASDERGIDVIRNKVKEFARTIVAGEIPFKVVLLDEADNMTADAQQALRRTMELYTETTRFILACNYLSKIIEPIQSRTALFRFYPLKKEDVVSRLMYIAKNEKVDVEQKALETIYDITLGDMRKSINILQAASAYGKVTVEAVYKVLGLAQPKEVREMLNLALQGKFMQAREKLRNLIVNYGLSGEDIIKQIHRELTGNEINIPDELKVVLVDYAGEVEFRIIEGADDEIQLTAFLAKLALYAQKYGGS from the coding sequence ATGCAAGAGGAAGAAGTACTTTGGGCAGAAAAATATAGACCTAGAACATTAGATGAAATAGTAAATCAAAAAGATATAATAGAGAGATTAAAGAAATTCGTAAAAGAAAAAAACATGCCACACTTGTTATTCTCTGGCCCACCTGGGACTGGAAAAACCACAGCTGCATTAGCTCTTGTTCATGATCTATATGGTGATAATTATAGGCAATACTTCTTAGAACTTAACGCAAGTGATGAAAGAGGTATTGATGTTATAAGAAATAAGGTAAAGGAATTCGCTAGAACTATTGTAGCCGGGGAAATACCATTTAAGGTTGTGTTACTTGATGAGGCGGATAATATGACTGCAGACGCCCAACAAGCGCTAAGAAGAACAATGGAATTATATACAGAAACTACTAGGTTTATACTAGCATGTAATTATTTGAGCAAAATAATTGAACCAATACAGTCACGAACAGCTTTATTTAGATTTTATCCATTGAAAAAAGAGGACGTAGTAAGCAGGCTAATGTACATAGCGAAGAACGAGAAAGTAGACGTTGAACAGAAGGCTTTAGAGACTATCTATGATATTACTCTTGGTGATATGAGAAAATCTATAAATATTCTTCAAGCTGCATCTGCTTACGGAAAAGTAACTGTAGAAGCTGTGTATAAAGTTTTGGGATTAGCACAGCCTAAGGAAGTTAGGGAAATGTTAAATTTAGCTTTACAAGGAAAGTTCATGCAAGCTAGAGAGAAACTAAGGAACTTGATAGTTAATTATGGTCTATCTGGAGAGGACATCATTAAGCAGATTCACAGAGAGCTAACTGGTAATGAAATAAACATACCTGACGAGTTAAAGGTTGTCCTAGTGGATTATGCTGGTGAGGTAGAATTTAGAATTATAGAGGGAGCAGACGATGAAATCCAACTGACTGCGTTTCTTGCTAAATTGGCGTTATATGCTCAGAAGTACGGTGGTTCATAA
- a CDS encoding N-acetyl-lysine deacetylase — MQLGKDYLKQKAKEYLLELLSIYTPSGKEDNALSFFEKASQELNLNLKFTPSKSYYLGSESSKILLVSHIDTVPGFIEPKEENQVIYGRGAVDDKGPLVAMLLATYILNEKGYNVSFTALSDEENKSKGARELVNSGKKYDYIIVGEPSNTTGIVVEYRGVLHVDIKCKGVSEHSSSASSNLIVDMANRLLQVTKFPKSYDTPSIIPTIFTAGEYINKSPSSGLIHFDIRYSVKSSKQEIILNLKDVYKDCEVAVVEDVPPVKVDINSDLVKMIMRGLIKQGLKPSLVRKYGTSDMNILYTISNQIVDYGPGDSRLEHTDQERISLEEIFISINTYVSAIEELCSKKD, encoded by the coding sequence ATGCAATTAGGCAAGGATTACTTAAAACAGAAAGCCAAAGAGTATCTCCTTGAATTATTAAGTATATATACCCCTTCTGGGAAAGAGGACAACGCTCTTTCCTTCTTTGAGAAAGCTTCACAAGAGCTAAATTTAAATTTAAAGTTTACTCCTTCTAAATCTTATTACTTAGGTAGTGAGAGTTCTAAGATTTTATTGGTGTCTCATATAGATACAGTTCCCGGCTTTATTGAACCTAAAGAGGAAAACCAAGTAATATACGGTAGGGGAGCAGTAGACGATAAGGGTCCTTTGGTGGCAATGCTGTTAGCTACATATATATTAAACGAAAAAGGATATAATGTAAGCTTCACCGCATTGTCTGACGAAGAGAATAAAAGTAAGGGGGCTAGAGAGCTAGTTAACAGTGGTAAAAAATACGATTATATTATAGTGGGTGAGCCATCTAACACTACTGGAATTGTTGTGGAATACAGAGGAGTTCTGCATGTAGATATAAAGTGTAAGGGAGTATCAGAACACTCTTCTTCTGCTAGCTCTAACCTAATAGTAGACATGGCAAATAGACTATTACAAGTAACTAAGTTTCCTAAATCTTACGATACTCCTTCTATTATACCAACTATATTTACAGCAGGTGAATATATTAATAAAAGTCCATCTAGTGGGCTGATTCATTTCGACATTAGGTATTCAGTAAAATCCTCAAAGCAAGAGATTATACTTAATCTTAAAGATGTATATAAAGACTGTGAGGTCGCAGTGGTAGAAGATGTTCCCCCTGTAAAAGTCGATATTAATTCAGATTTAGTCAAAATGATTATGAGAGGGTTAATAAAACAAGGGCTTAAGCCTTCATTAGTAAGGAAATACGGTACCAGTGACATGAACATCTTGTATACAATTTCGAATCAGATTGTTGATTACGGTCCAGGTGACTCAAGACTTGAGCATACTGATCAAGAGCGTATATCTTTGGAAGAAATATTTATATCAATAAATACTTATGTATCAGCGATAGAAGAATTATGCTCAAAGAAAGATTGA
- a CDS encoding 30S ribosomal protein S8e, protein MGYFQGNDLRKITGGLKHKHRDKRKFELGSPPTETKLSDKDVRVKERVMGGNIKVRLAYVSYVNILDPQTKKVKKAKILNVIQTPANREYARRGIIVKGSIIQTELGKAKVTSRPGQDGVINAVLIKE, encoded by the coding sequence ATGGGATATTTCCAAGGCAATGATCTTCGAAAGATAACTGGCGGGCTAAAGCATAAGCATAGAGACAAGAGGAAATTTGAACTAGGTTCACCTCCAACAGAAACTAAGTTAAGCGATAAGGATGTAAGAGTAAAAGAAAGGGTGATGGGAGGAAACATTAAAGTCAGGTTAGCATATGTGTCTTATGTTAATATACTTGATCCTCAGACTAAAAAAGTCAAGAAAGCAAAGATCTTAAACGTGATACAAACCCCTGCCAATAGAGAATATGCCAGAAGAGGGATAATTGTAAAAGGTAGCATAATACAAACAGAGCTCGGGAAAGCTAAAGTGACTTCTAGGCCTGGACAAGACGGAGTTATAAATGCGGTGTTAATTAAAGAATGA
- a CDS encoding NAD-dependent epimerase/dehydratase family protein, whose amino-acid sequence MSYVITGGAGYIGSHLVDALTKLYNDIVVIDDFSNGNYVNKKAKYLKIDLRDSSISSLKIPAGSILYHLAANPDVRTSMINSYEHFSRDVIATFNVLEMARRNDVSLLIFASSSTVYGETGKIPTPENTELKPISNYGVFKLLGEHLLEYYSRVYGIKGVSIRLANVTGGRVSHGVIRDFVEKLRKNPYKLEILGNGKQRKSYIYITDVIDAFLTLEKKFNGLYDVFNVGNEDWITVDEIAKIVEEEMNLTPVHEYVDKGEGRGWVGDVRFMLLDISKIKQLGWKPNYSSAQAVRLAVRDLIYGYKL is encoded by the coding sequence ATGAGTTATGTAATTACCGGTGGAGCGGGATATATAGGCAGCCATTTGGTAGATGCGTTAACGAAATTATATAACGACATCGTGGTAATTGATGACTTTTCCAATGGTAATTATGTGAATAAGAAGGCTAAGTATCTTAAAATTGATTTAAGAGATAGTTCAATTTCTAGTTTAAAAATACCAGCTGGAAGCATACTTTACCATTTAGCTGCAAATCCAGATGTTAGGACGTCTATGATTAATTCTTACGAGCATTTTAGTAGAGATGTAATTGCAACATTTAACGTGCTCGAAATGGCAAGGCGAAATGACGTTAGTTTATTAATATTTGCCTCTTCATCCACAGTTTATGGAGAGACAGGCAAAATACCTACACCTGAAAATACGGAACTAAAGCCTATTTCTAATTACGGTGTATTCAAACTTTTAGGAGAGCATTTGCTTGAATATTATTCTAGAGTCTACGGAATAAAAGGTGTATCTATTAGATTGGCGAATGTAACAGGAGGTAGAGTATCTCATGGTGTTATAAGGGATTTTGTAGAAAAATTAAGAAAAAATCCATATAAATTAGAAATATTGGGGAATGGTAAGCAGAGAAAAAGTTACATATATATAACTGATGTAATAGACGCATTTCTAACCCTAGAAAAAAAATTTAATGGTCTATACGATGTATTTAATGTAGGTAATGAAGATTGGATAACTGTGGACGAAATTGCAAAAATAGTAGAAGAGGAGATGAATCTGACTCCAGTGCACGAATATGTAGATAAAGGAGAGGGTAGAGGCTGGGTTGGCGATGTCAGATTTATGCTACTTGACATTAGTAAGATAAAGCAGTTAGGATGGAAGCCTAATTATTCATCAGCTCAAGCAGTTAGATTAGCAGTGAGGGATCTGATCTATGGATATAAGTTATAA
- a CDS encoding signal recognition particle subunit SRP19/SEC65 family protein has translation MSLRDYEGEKVAIWLAYFQAPSRRKGRKIGKLSNKKIDLNTIYEIAKRLELEPEIFQDKIHPTSGIAGLIMVKKKYGKYKLIKLIFDEINKLK, from the coding sequence ATGAGTTTAAGAGATTATGAAGGCGAGAAAGTAGCAATATGGTTGGCTTATTTTCAAGCTCCAAGCAGAAGAAAAGGTAGAAAAATAGGAAAACTATCTAATAAAAAAATAGATCTTAATACTATTTATGAGATAGCAAAAAGGTTAGAATTAGAGCCGGAAATTTTTCAAGATAAGATACATCCCACATCAGGTATAGCAGGCTTAATTATGGTAAAGAAAAAATATGGAAAATATAAATTAATTAAGCTAATATTTGATGAAATCAATAAATTAAAATAA
- the lysJ gene encoding [LysW]-aminoadipate semialdehyde/glutamate semialdehyde transaminase, with amino-acid sequence MKLIQLYGDRGLKIVKGEGQYVWDEYGKRYIDMHTGIGVAFLGHRNKTVIHYLQRQMNEIITLSNSFSTPIRDEMLDALDKVKPSAMDNVILLNSGTEAVEAALKTARKITGRKKIVAFKNAFHGRTSGALSVTWNKRYREPFEPLVSPVEFLNFNDINDLSKIDNNTAAVIVEPVQGESGVIPAKEEFMKALRETTEKVGALLIVDEVQAGFGRTGKIWAYQHYGITPDLVTAGKAIGGGFPVSALFLPDWIANKLEEGDHGSTYGGNPMAMAAVTAASKVLHEEKVHEQAYHKGELFMKILRDKLGDLKSVREIRGKGLMIGIDTRFPPSITLKVAQESGVLVLKAGATVIRLLPPYMITQEDMEEAANAIRQGLLKTESQRVSP; translated from the coding sequence ATGAAATTAATACAATTATACGGAGATAGAGGATTAAAAATAGTTAAAGGAGAAGGTCAATACGTTTGGGATGAGTATGGTAAAAGATATATAGATATGCATACTGGAATAGGAGTAGCATTTCTTGGACATAGAAACAAAACTGTGATCCATTATTTACAAAGGCAAATGAATGAGATAATCACCTTATCTAATTCTTTTTCAACACCAATTAGAGACGAGATGCTTGATGCTTTAGATAAAGTGAAACCCAGTGCTATGGATAACGTTATACTACTTAACAGTGGTACAGAAGCTGTCGAAGCCGCATTAAAGACTGCAAGAAAGATAACTGGAAGGAAAAAGATAGTTGCGTTTAAGAACGCCTTTCACGGAAGGACGTCAGGTGCTCTTTCTGTTACTTGGAACAAGAGGTATAGAGAACCTTTTGAACCATTAGTTTCACCAGTAGAGTTTCTAAATTTTAACGACATTAACGACTTGTCAAAAATAGATAACAATACGGCTGCAGTTATAGTAGAGCCTGTTCAAGGAGAGAGCGGGGTTATTCCTGCAAAGGAAGAATTCATGAAAGCCTTAAGAGAAACCACTGAAAAAGTTGGAGCCTTATTAATTGTAGATGAAGTACAGGCTGGTTTCGGTAGAACAGGGAAAATATGGGCTTATCAACATTACGGCATAACACCAGATCTCGTTACAGCAGGTAAGGCAATTGGTGGTGGATTTCCGGTTAGCGCGTTATTTCTACCAGATTGGATTGCTAATAAGCTAGAGGAAGGTGATCACGGAAGTACTTACGGAGGAAATCCTATGGCAATGGCTGCTGTAACTGCGGCAAGTAAAGTATTACATGAAGAGAAAGTTCATGAACAAGCATATCACAAAGGAGAGTTGTTTATGAAAATCCTAAGAGATAAGTTGGGAGATTTAAAGTCAGTTAGAGAGATTAGGGGAAAAGGACTTATGATTGGTATAGACACAAGGTTTCCACCATCCATCACTTTAAAAGTAGCACAAGAGAGCGGAGTATTAGTATTAAAAGCAGGAGCTACAGTAATTAGATTATTACCACCTTATATGATTACTCAAGAGGATATGGAGGAAGCTGCAAATGCAATTAGGCAAGGATTACTTAAAACAGAAAGCCAAAGAGTATCTCCTTGA
- the uppS gene encoding polyprenyl diphosphate synthase, whose amino-acid sequence MLKERLKNFLLLPIYKIYEYVLWKEIKNGPFPNNVGIIPDGNRRWARTNSLSINDAYENGYKKLREVLIWLLDMGVKNITVFALSTENCDKRSNLELSIIFKYIKAGLEELLEGDIIYKYEVKVRAIGKLEKTPQEIKDLINELRKRTETYNKRKLTLAICYGGRQEILDAVKKILEDSKLGKINSEHINEETFKNYLYDSELDDIDLVIRSSGEIRISNFLLWHIAYSELFFVEAYWPDFRKIDLWRAIRSYQRRKRNFGA is encoded by the coding sequence ATGCTCAAAGAAAGATTGAAAAATTTTCTACTTTTACCAATTTATAAAATATATGAATATGTACTGTGGAAAGAGATAAAAAACGGCCCCTTTCCAAACAACGTCGGTATAATACCAGATGGAAACAGAAGATGGGCGAGAACAAACAGTCTTTCAATTAATGATGCATATGAAAATGGTTACAAAAAACTTAGGGAAGTACTTATATGGTTATTAGATATGGGTGTTAAAAATATCACTGTTTTCGCTTTATCTACAGAAAACTGTGACAAGCGAAGTAATCTTGAACTTTCTATTATATTTAAATATATAAAAGCTGGCCTAGAAGAATTACTTGAAGGAGACATTATATATAAGTATGAAGTAAAGGTAAGAGCTATAGGAAAATTAGAGAAAACACCACAAGAAATTAAAGATTTAATAAACGAACTAAGAAAAAGAACGGAAACATATAATAAACGGAAGCTAACCTTGGCAATATGTTATGGTGGTCGACAAGAGATCTTAGATGCAGTAAAAAAGATCTTAGAAGACAGTAAGCTTGGAAAAATAAACTCAGAACATATAAACGAAGAGACCTTTAAGAATTATTTATATGACAGTGAGTTAGATGATATTGATTTAGTTATACGATCCTCAGGTGAGATTAGGATAAGTAATTTCTTATTATGGCATATTGCTTACTCTGAACTATTTTTCGTTGAAGCCTATTGGCCTGACTTTAGGAAGATTGATCTATGGAGGGCAATTAGATCGTATCAAAGAAGGAAGAGGAATTTCGGAGCTTAA
- a CDS encoding acryloyl-coenzyme A reductase, whose amino-acid sequence MRAIVVPGPKQGYKLQEVPDPKPDKDEVVIRVDRAALCYRDLLQLQGFYPRMKYPVVLGHEVVGTIEEKGENIKGFEVGDKVISLLYAPDGTCEYCRIGEEAYCHHRLGYSEELDGFFAEKAKIKVTSLVKVPKSVSDENAVLVPCVTGMIYRGIRRAGGIRNGEYVLVTGASGGVGIHAIQVAKALGAKVIGVTTSEEKAKIIKQYADYIIVGTKFADEAKKIGDVTLVIDTVGTPTFDESLKSLWMGGRIVQIGNVDPTQSYNLRLGYVILKDIKIVGHASATKYDAEQTLKLAAEDKIKPVIAGTVSLEEIDKGYQMIKDKNKIGKVLVKP is encoded by the coding sequence ATGAGGGCTATTGTTGTTCCAGGTCCGAAACAAGGTTACAAGTTACAAGAGGTACCAGATCCTAAACCCGACAAAGACGAAGTAGTAATAAGAGTCGATAGAGCTGCATTATGTTATAGAGATCTACTCCAACTTCAAGGATTCTACCCGAGAATGAAGTACCCAGTAGTTCTAGGGCACGAAGTGGTAGGAACCATAGAAGAGAAAGGAGAAAATATAAAGGGATTCGAAGTTGGTGACAAAGTAATTTCTCTTCTATATGCTCCTGATGGTACATGCGAATATTGTAGAATAGGAGAGGAGGCTTATTGCCACCATAGGTTAGGATACTCAGAGGAACTAGACGGATTTTTCGCAGAAAAGGCTAAAATAAAAGTAACGAGTCTAGTAAAAGTACCTAAAAGCGTTAGTGACGAAAACGCTGTGCTAGTACCTTGCGTTACTGGAATGATATATAGGGGAATCAGAAGGGCTGGTGGCATAAGGAATGGAGAATATGTATTAGTAACTGGAGCCAGCGGCGGAGTAGGCATTCATGCAATCCAAGTGGCTAAGGCTCTAGGGGCTAAGGTAATCGGTGTTACAACATCTGAGGAAAAAGCGAAGATAATAAAACAATATGCAGACTACATAATTGTAGGAACAAAATTCGCAGATGAAGCTAAAAAAATAGGCGATGTAACGTTAGTAATAGATACAGTAGGAACTCCAACTTTTGATGAAAGCTTGAAGTCGCTTTGGATGGGTGGTAGAATAGTCCAAATAGGAAACGTAGATCCAACACAATCCTATAATCTAAGATTAGGTTACGTAATTCTAAAGGATATAAAAATAGTAGGACATGCGTCTGCAACTAAATACGATGCAGAGCAAACTCTGAAATTAGCCGCTGAAGATAAGATTAAGCCAGTTATAGCAGGTACGGTCTCGTTAGAGGAGATCGATAAAGGATATCAGATGATAAAAGATAAAAACAAAATCGGTAAAGTACTAGTAAAACCATAA
- the psmB gene encoding archaeal proteasome endopeptidase complex subunit beta, with protein sequence MDIHNKILKGTTTVGIKTRNGVVLAADRRASAGFYVAHKYVRKVLYISDNIGITTAGSVADLQYIYNILKNMYHYNKITGVRPITVKALATYLATLLSTSKYFPYLVQILIGGVDEKPRLYNLDYLGDFTEEDYTATGSGSVEAIGVIEDSYRPDLTLDEAAELAKRAIFSSLKRDPYTGTGVIVTKITKQGHQEQEFYLNKKQS encoded by the coding sequence ATCGATATTCATAACAAAATCTTGAAAGGAACTACAACAGTAGGTATAAAGACTAGAAATGGGGTTGTCCTAGCTGCAGATAGAAGGGCTAGCGCAGGTTTTTATGTTGCACATAAGTACGTTAGGAAGGTCTTATATATATCTGACAATATTGGAATTACAACAGCTGGAAGTGTAGCTGACTTACAATATATTTACAATATATTGAAAAATATGTACCATTACAATAAAATAACGGGTGTTAGGCCTATTACTGTTAAGGCTTTAGCTACATACTTAGCTACCTTACTATCAACGTCTAAGTATTTTCCGTACTTAGTTCAAATACTTATAGGAGGGGTTGACGAGAAGCCTAGGCTATATAATCTCGACTATCTAGGCGATTTCACAGAAGAAGATTATACGGCTACGGGATCTGGCTCCGTAGAGGCCATTGGTGTTATAGAAGATAGTTATAGACCAGATCTTACTTTAGATGAAGCAGCTGAACTGGCTAAAAGGGCTATATTCTCGTCGTTAAAAAGAGATCCTTACACCGGTACTGGTGTAATTGTTACAAAAATAACTAAGCAAGGGCATCAGGAGCAAGAATTTTACTTAAACAAGAAGCAGAGTTAG
- a CDS encoding replication factor C large subunit, with translation MPLQWFLKYRPKSLQDIENQDDVKKEIKEWIESWLNSKNPTSKAILLYGPPGVGKTTIAEALARDYKLELIEMNASDTRNIMQIRSIAEQAAITGSLFGVRGKLILLDEVDGINSREDAGAIDAILELIQKTKYPIILTANDPWDPSLRPLRNAVKMIELKRLTKYPMRRILKKICDAEKIQCSDDALDYIVEQSEGDARYAINMLQGVAEGYGKVTAETVKELVRKKDRELDPFEALRDIFWAKYYWQAKNAATSTQIDYELLMRWLDENIPLQYEALEDIWRAYDALSRASIFLSRAKKGEWDLLSYVFDLMGPGVAFASLEKKKPTYKAKWVKYQFPQYIQLLAKSKENREYLDNLLRKISNHLHNSSTKTLEGILPYLVQYYKKYKDKIDKELELTEGEKKIISTLSGEKPSEESEASGSRAGKTGTRRYYRRRS, from the coding sequence TTGCCCTTACAGTGGTTTTTAAAATATAGACCTAAATCTTTGCAAGATATAGAGAATCAGGATGATGTGAAGAAGGAAATTAAGGAATGGATCGAAAGTTGGTTAAACAGTAAAAACCCCACTTCGAAAGCTATCTTACTTTATGGACCTCCAGGTGTAGGTAAAACAACAATAGCAGAAGCCTTAGCTAGAGATTACAAACTAGAATTAATAGAAATGAATGCAAGTGATACAAGAAACATCATGCAAATAAGAAGTATAGCCGAACAAGCAGCCATTACTGGTTCTTTATTCGGTGTAAGAGGTAAGCTTATACTTTTGGATGAGGTTGACGGAATTAATTCTAGAGAAGATGCGGGCGCAATAGATGCGATTTTAGAGTTAATTCAAAAGACAAAATATCCTATAATTCTAACTGCTAATGATCCGTGGGATCCGTCACTAAGGCCTCTTAGGAACGCTGTAAAGATGATTGAGCTGAAGAGGCTTACTAAGTATCCCATGAGGAGGATTTTAAAAAAGATTTGTGACGCGGAAAAAATTCAATGTAGTGATGATGCACTAGACTACATCGTAGAACAAAGTGAAGGAGATGCAAGATACGCAATAAATATGTTACAAGGAGTAGCTGAAGGTTACGGTAAAGTAACAGCTGAAACTGTAAAAGAATTAGTAAGGAAGAAGGATAGAGAACTTGATCCCTTTGAAGCACTTAGAGATATATTTTGGGCTAAATATTATTGGCAAGCTAAGAACGCCGCCACTAGTACTCAAATTGATTATGAGCTCCTCATGAGATGGTTAGATGAAAACATTCCTTTACAGTATGAGGCTTTAGAAGACATATGGAGAGCTTATGACGCTCTTAGTAGAGCGTCTATATTTTTAAGTAGAGCTAAGAAAGGTGAATGGGATCTTTTATCTTATGTTTTTGATTTGATGGGTCCTGGAGTAGCTTTTGCATCTTTAGAAAAGAAGAAACCTACTTATAAGGCTAAATGGGTTAAGTATCAGTTTCCACAATATATCCAGTTATTAGCTAAAAGCAAGGAAAACAGAGAGTATCTAGATAACCTACTTAGAAAGATATCAAATCATTTACACAATTCTTCAACAAAAACATTAGAAGGAATCTTACCTTATTTAGTTCAATATTATAAGAAGTATAAGGATAAAATAGATAAAGAACTAGAACTTACAGAGGGAGAAAAGAAGATTATCTCGACTTTATCGGGCGAGAAACCTAGTGAAGAAAGTGAGGCTTCAGGATCAAGAGCGGGTAAAACAGGGACTAGGAGGTATTATCGTCGTAGATCTTAG